The DNA region AACGAGTCTACTTGTAGATTACTTCATAATTACGGTGAAAAAGCTGATTTTTCTTCTCTTGGACTAAGCGACCTTCACATCAAACAACTGACTATGCTTTTTCTTGCAACGGAAGAAGAATTAGGTGCTACCACTGTTGAGCAGTATTTCCACCCTTCTTTTTTAGAGACTGATATGTGGTATTTCTGGCGCTCCATGTTTGCATTTCAAAATTGGCATAGCGTTGTGGAGATGAAGCGCTATATGCAGCGTTTTATGCACTTACTTCCTGGAATGAGTCGTTTAAAAAACATTATGTTTACAAAATACAACCAGTATGATTCTATGATTCTCCCTTTAGAAAAATGGTTAAAATCAAAAAATGTAGCCTTTAATCTGCATACACAAGTTATAGATTTAAATATTGACATACACGAAAATAAAAAAACTGTTACTGCAATTCACTTGTTACGTAATGGGAAAGATGAAATAATTCATACAAGTGAAAATGATCTAGTATTTGTTACTAATGGATCTATGACAGAAAATTCTACTCTTGGAAGTATGAACGAACCAGCAATACTTAATCGTGAAGTTGGAGCGTGCTGGACTTTATGGAAAAACATATCGAATAAATACCCATCATTTGGAAAACCTGAAGTATTCTGTAGTGACATCGACAAGAGTAAATGGGAATCTTTCACTATAACATGCACAGATTCTAAGATAGCCGACCTTCTTAAGAATCTGACAGGTAGAGATCCTTTCTCTGGTAAAGTTGTTACTGGAGGTATTATAACCATTAAGGACTCAAACTGGCTTTTGAGCGTAACCTGCAGTAGGCAACCTCACTTTATTAATCAACCCCAAAATGTATTAGTTCTTTGGGCTTATGGTCTTTTCCCTGACAATGTTGGTGATTTTGTGAAAAAGAAAATGTGCAATTGTACTGGTAAAGAACTAGTGACAGAACTTCTATATCATATGGGTATGAAAGATGAAATACCTGAAATTATTAAAACCGTTAATGTCATCCCATGTATGATGCCTTATATCACCAGTCAATTTATGCCACGTGTCAAAGGAGATCGTCCCGACGTTGTTCCTGAAGGTAGTAGCAACCTTGCCTTTTTAGGTCAATTTGCAGAGATAGCAGATGATTGTGTGTTTACAGTTGAATATTCTATTCGTTCAGCAATGATGGCAGTTTATACACTACTTAATCTTGAGAAAAAAGTACCGGAAATATATCCATCTAAATACGATATTCGTGTACTTGCAGCAGCAACAAAAACACTATATAGTGGACGCCCTCTCCCTGCCGAATGGATTGTTCACAAGCTGTTGAAAAATACTACCCTTGAAGGTTTAATTTAAATATCATTAAATTCTAATAAATCATCAATAGTTATAGACTTATTGTAAAAATAGGCGAGTCTACAAATTCTGTAAACTCGCTTATCTCAAGCTTTGGTAGCCTTAACAGGAATCGAACCCGTGATTTGATTTTATATATTTTTATTTTTCTGCACTCTCTTATAAATGTTGATATTACTAGCTTTCCTTACTTATACTTTCTAATCAAAACTAGAGTTATCTAAAACTTTTGTGGGAAAAGTGTGGAAAAATAAGAAGATTCACATTTCTATAAACCCTCTTATTCCAACATTTTGGCAGGGGTAGTAGGATTTGAACCTACAACCAATGGTTTTGTTTAAAGTCATATAATAGCTTTCTATAATTTACTGTAATTGTTGGTATTACTAGATTTATTAACTATTGCTTTCTGTCAGGAACTAAAAGTTTCTGAAACTTGTGTGGGAAAAGTGTGGGAAAATTTAAGGCTATTTAAAGAGCATGTAAAATAATCTGTGCACCCTCAATTTAAGCTATCGAAATACAATCCCTTTTTATTCATTATTAATACCTGCCTTCATATATATTCAGTATAACAATAAAGCCTCAAACACTGACTTACGGACAGTGAATTGCATTAAATAAGAATAATAAACATAAAAATCATTTACAAGATTATATTTCCAAATAGTAATAATGCAATAATATGCTTATAAAGATAATATAA from Clostridium pasteurianum BC1 includes:
- a CDS encoding oleate hydratase, with translation MGNYENINTLIPKGIEKKKAYLVGGGIASLAAAAYLIRDGHMDGKNITILEETHIIGGAMDGSGNAKDGYVIRGGREMEEHYECCWDLYSKIPSLSNPKRTVLDEFRELNIVDPNESTCRLLHNYGEKADFSSLGLSDLHIKQLTMLFLATEEELGATTVEQYFHPSFLETDMWYFWRSMFAFQNWHSVVEMKRYMQRFMHLLPGMSRLKNIMFTKYNQYDSMILPLEKWLKSKNVAFNLHTQVIDLNIDIHENKKTVTAIHLLRNGKDEIIHTSENDLVFVTNGSMTENSTLGSMNEPAILNREVGACWTLWKNISNKYPSFGKPEVFCSDIDKSKWESFTITCTDSKIADLLKNLTGRDPFSGKVVTGGIITIKDSNWLLSVTCSRQPHFINQPQNVLVLWAYGLFPDNVGDFVKKKMCNCTGKELVTELLYHMGMKDEIPEIIKTVNVIPCMMPYITSQFMPRVKGDRPDVVPEGSSNLAFLGQFAEIADDCVFTVEYSIRSAMMAVYTLLNLEKKVPEIYPSKYDIRVLAAATKTLYSGRPLPAEWIVHKLLKNTTLEGLI